The following coding sequences lie in one Kamptonema formosum PCC 6407 genomic window:
- a CDS encoding ribbon-helix-helix domain-containing protein, with protein sequence MNADKVKVRLNFVVSPEVNEALETLAHKTGGTKTEVFRRAIALMEVVVDAKQQGKRIGIADKDQPLVTEIIGI encoded by the coding sequence ATGAACGCAGACAAAGTAAAGGTTCGCTTAAATTTTGTGGTTTCGCCAGAAGTCAACGAAGCATTAGAAACTCTTGCTCACAAAACAGGCGGTACCAAAACAGAAGTATTTCGCAGAGCTATTGCACTAATGGAAGTAGTTGTGGATGCAAAACAACAGGGTAAAAGAATAGGAATTGCCGATAAAGATCAGCCTCTAGTTACTGAAATTATCGGTATTTAA
- a CDS encoding YbaB/EbfC family nucleoid-associated protein gives MTKSQGFGFGLGKMKELTEAFKKAQQVQEGAKKLQEELDVMEIEGIAGGGLVKVVVSGNQEPRRVEISPDALGEGADVVSELVTVAMQDAYNKSTMTMREKMEELTGGLNLPGL, from the coding sequence ATGACAAAATCGCAAGGATTTGGCTTCGGCCTCGGCAAAATGAAAGAACTGACTGAAGCTTTCAAGAAAGCTCAGCAGGTTCAAGAAGGAGCTAAAAAGCTTCAAGAAGAGTTGGATGTAATGGAAATTGAGGGAATTGCCGGCGGCGGCTTAGTAAAAGTTGTTGTTAGTGGCAACCAAGAACCCCGCCGCGTTGAGATTTCCCCTGATGCCCTTGGTGAAGGCGCAGATGTGGTTTCTGAACTCGTCACAGTGGCGATGCAAGATGCTTACAATAAGTCAACGATGACTATGCGGGAGAAGATGGAAGAACTGACAGGTGGGCTCAATCTCCCTGGACTCTAA
- a CDS encoding HEAT repeat domain-containing protein has protein sequence MLQKLIADNNARTAAELIVEQVQSGKLTTAELKTQIFGGHWREASWHEVLRLVAGGLDEQGVSEIIEYLIDQNGQEERFINLFLAAQCLLETKNRDKVTVDTRLLNSFKSLSQYGTGFLILYQSAQELQETYQVRSQAIRAIATTWKHQSETYTWLLNLLESNDTGEVRAAAAQELARGWSQVGDMEFLLKNLAQSDGSWAVRSAAAQELARGWREATGTLPLLLHLAELDSSPAVRTVGVQELAKNWPNQTNILVLLRKIAETDESLTVRVAAWEAIARGWSEDAETLSQIKKLTQTSSLTLRIVALRELARGWRDDRDTLSLLRGLAQSDESKEVRKAALEELGKGWGGDRDIYLLLKTIAESEANSAVREVAVQAIARGWQDFPETWTFVKIVAESDRDVEVREIALQEIARGWPQSPETLTLLKTLAESDDYWIVQQAAVQEIAKLRSSHPEIFHWLRNLAESNTHLNVREAALRGIARGWPQESETLSFLQTLADSEPDSYLRTVLVQEIAQGWSNQPETLAWLKSLVHSNDVALRQTAVQELASRWPGDAETLALLKAQAECDESPSVRQAAVQKLARGWKNDSETLAWLKSRAESDPDSHVRVIAVLELMRGWKEEPGMFEFLCDRAINDPYNQKGSFPYNPRFTALEAIIEHYPHHPGALSLLQARSLHDSDEQVRGLASRKLNNNY, from the coding sequence ATGTTACAAAAACTTATTGCCGACAATAATGCCCGGACTGCGGCGGAGTTAATCGTAGAACAAGTTCAATCTGGCAAGCTGACTACAGCCGAACTCAAAACACAAATTTTCGGGGGACACTGGCGGGAAGCATCCTGGCATGAAGTCCTACGGCTGGTTGCAGGAGGCTTGGATGAACAGGGTGTATCAGAAATTATTGAGTATTTGATTGACCAAAACGGTCAAGAAGAAAGATTTATCAATCTGTTTTTGGCAGCTCAATGTCTGTTAGAAACAAAAAATCGGGATAAAGTAACAGTTGATACTAGATTGCTCAATTCTTTTAAGAGTTTATCTCAGTACGGTACTGGCTTTCTGATTTTATATCAAAGCGCTCAAGAGTTGCAGGAAACTTATCAAGTACGATCGCAGGCAATTAGAGCGATCGCGACTACTTGGAAACACCAATCGGAAACCTATACTTGGCTGTTGAATCTGCTTGAGTCCAACGACACTGGGGAAGTCCGCGCCGCCGCCGCTCAAGAATTGGCACGGGGTTGGTCTCAAGTGGGAGATATGGAGTTCCTGCTCAAAAACTTAGCTCAATCTGATGGCAGTTGGGCCGTGCGATCGGCAGCAGCTCAAGAGTTGGCAAGGGGTTGGCGGGAAGCGACAGGTACATTACCTTTGCTGTTACACCTCGCGGAGTTAGATAGCAGTCCCGCAGTCCGCACTGTAGGGGTGCAGGAATTAGCTAAAAATTGGCCAAATCAAACGAATATCTTGGTTTTACTGAGAAAAATTGCTGAAACTGACGAAAGTTTAACGGTGCGAGTAGCAGCTTGGGAAGCGATCGCCAGGGGGTGGTCGGAGGATGCTGAAACTTTGTCCCAAATCAAAAAACTAACCCAGACAAGCAGTTTAACTCTGCGAATAGTGGCGCTGCGAGAATTGGCGCGGGGTTGGCGAGACGATCGAGATACTTTGTCTTTGCTGAGGGGGTTAGCCCAGTCTGACGAGAGTAAGGAAGTGCGAAAAGCTGCATTAGAAGAGTTGGGGAAGGGTTGGGGGGGCGATCGCGATATTTATCTGTTACTGAAAACCATAGCCGAATCTGAGGCTAATTCCGCAGTCCGAGAAGTGGCTGTACAAGCAATAGCTAGAGGATGGCAAGATTTCCCGGAAACTTGGACTTTTGTGAAAATTGTAGCCGAGAGCGATCGCGACGTAGAAGTACGGGAAATCGCCCTTCAAGAAATAGCAAGAGGTTGGCCGCAAAGTCCAGAAACATTAACCCTATTAAAAACATTAGCTGAATCGGATGATTATTGGATTGTCCAACAAGCGGCCGTCCAAGAGATAGCTAAACTGCGATCTTCACATCCAGAAATCTTCCACTGGCTAAGAAATCTAGCCGAGTCAAATACTCATTTGAACGTGCGAGAAGCTGCACTCAGAGGAATAGCCAGGGGTTGGCCGCAGGAGTCTGAAACCTTGTCTTTCCTCCAAACTTTAGCTGATTCAGAACCCGATTCCTACCTGCGAACTGTACTCGTCCAAGAAATCGCCCAAGGATGGTCAAACCAACCGGAAACTTTAGCTTGGCTGAAATCTCTAGTTCACTCAAATGATGTAGCGCTAAGGCAGACAGCCGTACAAGAACTTGCTTCCAGGTGGCCTGGCGATGCTGAAACCTTGGCTTTGTTGAAGGCCCAGGCTGAGTGCGACGAGAGCCCAAGTGTCAGACAAGCCGCCGTACAAAAATTAGCACGGGGTTGGAAGAATGACTCGGAAACTTTAGCATGGCTCAAAAGTAGAGCAGAAAGCGATCCTGACTCTCATGTGCGAGTAATTGCAGTCTTGGAATTGATGCGGGGGTGGAAAGAAGAACCAGGAATGTTTGAATTTTTGTGCGATCGCGCTATCAATGACCCTTATAACCAGAAAGGTTCTTTCCCTTACAATCCTCGCTTTACAGCTTTGGAGGCAATTATCGAACACTATCCCCATCATCCCGGAGCACTGTCTCTTTTGCAAGCGCGATCGCTCCACGATTCTGACGAACAAGTAAGGGGTTTAGCAAGTCGCAAGCTCAATAATAATTACTAA
- a CDS encoding PAS domain S-box protein, whose amino-acid sequence MSIIQALYSPIKRYSITALALGTAILIAILLSPTFKESPAVLFVPALIVSAWFKGRKSGLKQNQEELDRERNFISKIISTVSSLIVVLDREGRIVSFNQACEKITGYSFDEANGKYIWDLLIVPEEIDSIKAVFENLVSGVFPNQNENYWLTKNGSSRLIVWSNTVILDKEGKVDYVIGTGLDITERKAAEQALSLSYLQLENRVRERTAELSKTNAALQAEVAEREKIEAALRQSEERFRCLSASSPAGIFMTDIQGRCTYTNPRCQAICGFNFEESLGFGWAKFLHPEDRDRVFAEWSSYTQSPREYKNEFRFLTAERGLRWVRICSAPMFSDLGKIIGHVGTLEDITYRVEAQQALYRSKQEFKAVVENTPDVILRVDREQRYIYVNPAVEKNMGMPAAAFIGKTSRELGTPPDLCQLWGETLDKVFALGREQAIEYQAPTVEGMRTYQSRIVPEFDSDSSIQSALVVARDITELREAEAQRIQLIAEQAARAKAEASEQQAAVMATASAVLSSSLDWETTLKNVGELAVPTLADGCYIDIAEEDGRVRRLATIHIDSSKVDLSKQLEQRYPTPAMPAAGETYTLHGYRLVMRTGQPELIPEITDDILVAAAQDSTHLEMLRSLQLGSHLCVPLIARGRVLGAITFVTTKTGRRYNSEDLRLLEDLADRVALAVDNAQLYRKAQLAQAQAAESFASIDALLEAAPLGICFLDREMRFLRINEVLAKLNCFPAGEHLGKKFHEILPKCAARFGDTIQQVLDSGESVLNVEITGECSKIPGDFGYWLGNYYPVKAKGGETLGVGVILTEITEAKRTEAALRESEARFRSVVESNTIGVGFWEQECKIIDANDALLEILGYTREELRLLALSWKDITPPEYWSLDAEAIAQVQANGSCTPYEKEYIRKDGSRIPILAGGGLIEGCKDRGTFFVLDISDRKQAEAAERQANKKIANILESITDAFFTVNKEWQFTYVNTRFLNMTGLPKAELLGACIWEKFPEAASSPFYEQYHRAMFQQIPIQVEALAPNGSGQWFEARAYPWSDGLAVYFQDITKRKRTEQALRESEARVQRQLAELDHLYNTTPVGLCFVDTNLRFVRINEYLAAVNGRAIAQHLGRTVREVIPELADLLEPLYHQVIATSIPILDLEIQAETLQQPGIIRDWLVSYHPVYDSEGVLLGVSIVTQEITERKKAERALKESEAIFRRLFEINVFGVAIGDFHGQISYANEALLKMIGYTREEMLSGQIRWDRLTPPEQAYLDQIAIAELRANGVATPIEKDYIHKDGSRVPILIGGAMLAEPFTEQETAIAFYIDMTEIKRVEAELKNNQQRLQLAQQAGKIGTFEWNLQTGEITWTQELEALYGLEPGSFGGKYENWTQLLHPDDIAKTKQEIAKVTNSGGELDIEFRICRPDNSIRWIALRATTFNDEQGLPLRTIGVNLDISDRKRTEEALMETNQTLEALIQACPLGITVFSAEDGSVKMWNPASEKIFGWSEQEAKGYFLPCIPPDKQEEFQANLKAIRDGFALTGLETRRQKKDGSPVEIGLWATSVRDAKGNINCMSIVADIGDRKRAELERAQLLDRERKARAEAESANRMKDEFLATLSHELRTPLNAILGWAQLLRSRNFNEATTARALETIERQARLQKQLIEDLLDVSRIIQGKLCLNVRWFDLVETLEVAMNSVSLMAGAKSIEIDTFIDPAVGLVWGDAERFQQVVWNLISNAIKFTPTGGQVEVEVWLGTGDWGNGEQRRWGAEEIGSRGDGRDAGDEGDAEVKSSLSSPSSPSSPSPSLPSPPAPQPPSPPAPHSPRPESNSYVEITVRDTGKGIAAEFLPYVFERFRQADGSVTRTYGGLGLGLAIARHLVELHGGTINAHSEGEGKGSTFIVRLPLKQSIDSRGLGISPTVPSLPSIEAPPPNELSGLQVLVVEDESDTREFLVALLEEYEATAIAVASVEEAIAALEHWQPDILVSDIGIPLEDGYSLIRKVRASEAFQGEHLPALALTAYAREQDRAQALEAGFDAHIAKPIEPKQLLVALANLVVNYSNR is encoded by the coding sequence ATGAGTATAATTCAAGCGCTATATTCGCCAATTAAACGCTACAGCATTACGGCTTTGGCTCTAGGCACTGCAATACTTATAGCAATTTTGTTGTCGCCCACTTTCAAGGAAAGCCCTGCTGTATTATTTGTTCCTGCCTTAATAGTTAGCGCTTGGTTTAAGGGTAGAAAGTCAGGACTAAAGCAAAATCAAGAAGAACTCGATCGAGAGCGAAATTTTATCTCGAAAATCATCAGTACAGTTAGTAGTTTGATCGTAGTATTAGATCGAGAAGGACGCATAGTTAGTTTTAACCAAGCGTGCGAGAAAATAACTGGCTATTCCTTTGATGAAGCCAATGGTAAATATATTTGGGATTTGCTGATCGTACCTGAAGAAATAGATTCAATAAAAGCAGTTTTTGAGAACCTAGTCTCCGGCGTATTCCCTAACCAAAATGAAAATTATTGGCTGACAAAAAATGGTTCTAGCCGCCTAATTGTTTGGTCGAATACAGTCATTTTAGACAAAGAAGGTAAAGTTGATTATGTAATAGGAACTGGTCTAGACATTACCGAACGTAAAGCAGCAGAACAAGCACTATCTTTATCTTATCTCCAGTTGGAGAACCGCGTCCGAGAACGCACAGCAGAATTGAGTAAAACTAACGCAGCGCTGCAAGCAGAAGTGGCAGAAAGAGAGAAAATAGAAGCAGCACTGCGGCAAAGTGAAGAAAGATTTCGCTGCTTAAGCGCGTCTTCACCGGCGGGCATTTTCATGACCGACATCCAAGGTAGATGTACTTATACAAATCCTCGCTGTCAAGCAATTTGTGGTTTTAATTTTGAGGAAAGTTTAGGGTTTGGTTGGGCGAAATTCCTGCACCCAGAAGATCGCGATCGCGTATTTGCAGAGTGGTCATCCTACACCCAATCCCCCCGCGAATACAAAAACGAATTTCGCTTTTTAACCGCTGAGAGAGGCCTGCGCTGGGTTCGCATTTGTTCCGCTCCCATGTTCTCAGACCTGGGCAAAATTATCGGTCATGTCGGCACCTTAGAAGATATCACCTACCGCGTCGAAGCTCAACAAGCTTTATACCGCAGCAAGCAGGAATTTAAAGCAGTCGTAGAAAACACTCCCGATGTCATCCTTCGAGTTGATAGAGAACAGCGGTACATTTATGTAAATCCTGCCGTAGAAAAGAACATGGGAATGCCCGCAGCAGCATTCATTGGCAAAACTAGCAGAGAATTGGGTACGCCACCAGATTTATGCCAACTCTGGGGCGAAACGCTAGACAAAGTTTTTGCATTAGGTAGAGAGCAAGCAATAGAATACCAAGCTCCTACTGTTGAAGGAATGCGAACCTATCAGTCGCGGATAGTTCCAGAATTTGACAGCGACAGTTCAATACAATCAGCTTTAGTAGTAGCTCGCGATATTACCGAACTTAGAGAAGCAGAAGCTCAGCGGATTCAATTAATTGCAGAACAAGCTGCTAGGGCAAAAGCGGAAGCATCAGAACAGCAAGCAGCAGTTATGGCAACTGCGAGTGCAGTCCTCTCTTCGTCCCTCGATTGGGAAACCACCCTCAAAAATGTAGGAGAATTGGCAGTTCCTACCCTTGCTGACGGCTGCTATATTGACATCGCGGAAGAAGATGGGAGAGTGCGACGGCTAGCGACTATCCACATCGATTCCTCAAAAGTGGATTTATCCAAACAGTTAGAGCAGCGCTACCCGACTCCAGCAATGCCTGCGGCTGGCGAGACTTATACACTTCACGGCTATCGATTGGTGATGCGGACGGGACAACCAGAACTGATTCCAGAAATTACTGATGATATTTTAGTGGCAGCGGCACAGGATAGCACGCACCTAGAAATGTTGCGATCGCTCCAACTTGGCTCTCACCTGTGCGTACCCCTGATCGCGAGGGGACGGGTACTAGGCGCGATTACCTTCGTCACCACCAAGACCGGTCGCAGATATAATTCGGAAGACCTGAGATTGCTAGAAGACCTTGCCGATCGCGTCGCACTCGCCGTAGATAACGCCCAACTTTACCGAAAAGCACAGTTAGCTCAAGCTCAAGCCGCCGAATCCTTTGCTTCAATTGACGCACTCCTAGAAGCTGCTCCTTTGGGAATCTGCTTTCTAGACAGAGAAATGCGATTCCTCCGCATCAATGAGGTACTCGCAAAACTCAACTGTTTTCCCGCAGGCGAACACTTGGGTAAAAAATTTCACGAAATCTTGCCTAAATGTGCCGCCCGATTTGGAGATACGATACAGCAGGTATTAGACAGTGGAGAGTCTGTGCTCAACGTTGAAATTACCGGAGAATGTAGCAAAATACCGGGAGATTTCGGGTATTGGCTGGGCAATTACTACCCCGTAAAAGCTAAAGGTGGGGAGACGTTGGGAGTTGGTGTAATTCTGACAGAAATTACAGAAGCCAAGCGAACAGAAGCAGCATTGCGAGAAAGCGAAGCGCGGTTTCGCAGCGTAGTTGAGTCTAATACGATCGGAGTCGGTTTCTGGGAGCAAGAGTGCAAAATCATTGATGCTAACGATGCTCTGCTAGAAATTCTGGGTTATACAAGGGAAGAATTACGTTTACTTGCTCTGAGCTGGAAAGATATCACGCCACCCGAATACTGGTCTCTGGATGCAGAAGCGATCGCTCAAGTCCAAGCAAACGGTAGTTGCACGCCCTACGAAAAAGAATACATCCGCAAAGACGGCAGCCGCATCCCGATTTTAGCTGGGGGAGGTTTGATCGAGGGGTGCAAGGATCGAGGAACATTCTTTGTTTTAGATATCAGCGATCGCAAACAAGCAGAAGCAGCCGAGCGCCAAGCAAACAAGAAAATTGCCAACATCCTCGAAAGCATCACTGATGCTTTCTTTACTGTTAACAAAGAATGGCAATTCACTTACGTTAACACCCGCTTTTTAAACATGACGGGATTGCCGAAAGCAGAATTGCTCGGCGCTTGTATCTGGGAGAAATTTCCTGAAGCAGCAAGCTCTCCATTCTACGAGCAGTACCATAGAGCGATGTTTCAACAAATCCCCATCCAGGTAGAAGCCTTAGCCCCAAACGGCTCCGGGCAGTGGTTCGAGGCGCGAGCTTATCCCTGGAGTGATGGCCTCGCCGTATACTTTCAGGACATCACCAAACGCAAGCGCACAGAACAAGCCCTGCGGGAAAGCGAAGCTAGAGTCCAGCGCCAGTTAGCAGAACTCGACCATCTTTATAACACGACTCCAGTCGGGCTGTGCTTTGTAGATACAAACTTGCGCTTTGTGCGGATCAATGAGTATTTAGCTGCTGTCAATGGTAGAGCGATCGCGCAACACTTGGGACGGACTGTTAGAGAAGTAATCCCAGAACTTGCGGATTTACTAGAGCCCCTTTACCACCAAGTCATCGCTACTAGCATACCCATTCTCGACCTGGAAATCCAAGCTGAAACCTTGCAGCAGCCAGGAATTATCCGAGATTGGCTAGTTAGTTATCACCCCGTGTATGACAGCGAGGGGGTGCTTTTGGGCGTAAGTATAGTCACGCAGGAAATCACCGAACGCAAAAAAGCAGAACGGGCACTCAAAGAAAGCGAGGCGATCTTCCGCAGACTATTTGAGATTAACGTCTTCGGCGTAGCGATCGGCGATTTTCACGGTCAGATTAGTTATGCCAATGAAGCGCTTTTAAAGATGATTGGCTATACTCGCGAAGAAATGCTCTCAGGTCAAATACGTTGGGATCGGCTAACGCCACCAGAACAAGCCTATCTCGACCAGATCGCGATCGCAGAACTCCGAGCCAACGGTGTAGCAACACCTATAGAAAAAGATTACATCCACAAAGACGGTAGCCGCGTCCCCATCCTCATTGGTGGTGCAATGCTGGCGGAACCTTTTACCGAGCAAGAAACCGCGATCGCATTCTACATTGACATGACTGAGATCAAGCGTGTCGAAGCGGAACTGAAAAATAATCAACAGCGGCTGCAACTGGCTCAGCAGGCTGGGAAAATCGGCACTTTTGAGTGGAATCTCCAAACTGGTGAAATTACCTGGACGCAAGAGTTAGAAGCGCTTTACGGGTTAGAACCAGGGAGTTTCGGAGGTAAATACGAAAACTGGACGCAACTGCTGCATCCCGACGACATCGCCAAGACAAAACAGGAGATTGCCAAAGTCACAAATTCAGGTGGAGAATTAGATATTGAATTCCGCATCTGCCGCCCCGACAACAGCATACGCTGGATTGCCCTGAGAGCTACAACCTTCAACGACGAGCAAGGTTTACCCCTGCGGACGATCGGTGTAAATTTGGACATCAGCGATCGCAAACGCACTGAAGAAGCGCTGATGGAAACTAACCAAACCCTTGAAGCCTTGATTCAAGCTTGTCCTCTGGGGATTACAGTTTTTAGCGCCGAAGACGGCTCAGTAAAAATGTGGAATCCAGCCTCAGAGAAGATTTTCGGTTGGAGCGAACAGGAAGCCAAAGGTTATTTCCTTCCTTGTATCCCCCCTGACAAGCAAGAAGAATTCCAAGCCAACTTGAAAGCAATTAGGGACGGATTTGCCCTCACGGGTTTAGAAACCCGCCGCCAAAAAAAAGATGGGTCGCCAGTCGAGATCGGCTTGTGGGCAACATCAGTGCGCGACGCTAAGGGCAATATTAACTGTATGTCGATTGTGGCAGATATCGGCGATCGCAAGCGAGCGGAGTTAGAACGAGCCCAGTTACTCGATCGCGAACGCAAAGCCAGGGCCGAAGCGGAATCCGCAAATCGCATGAAAGACGAGTTTTTAGCAACTCTTTCCCACGAACTCCGCACGCCTCTGAATGCCATCTTAGGATGGGCGCAGTTGCTCCGTAGCCGTAACTTTAATGAAGCCACAACTGCTCGCGCTCTCGAAACTATAGAGCGTCAAGCCAGATTGCAAAAGCAGCTTATTGAAGACCTTTTAGACGTTTCGCGGATTATTCAAGGGAAACTGTGCTTGAACGTCCGCTGGTTCGACCTCGTAGAGACCCTCGAAGTCGCGATGAATTCTGTAAGCTTAATGGCAGGAGCTAAGTCAATAGAGATAGATACCTTCATTGACCCCGCAGTGGGATTGGTTTGGGGAGATGCAGAGCGCTTTCAGCAAGTGGTCTGGAATTTAATTTCCAATGCCATCAAGTTTACTCCCACTGGCGGGCAAGTAGAAGTAGAAGTGTGGTTGGGGACTGGGGACTGGGGAAATGGGGAGCAGAGGAGATGGGGAGCAGAGGAGATAGGGAGCAGAGGAGATGGGAGAGATGCGGGAGATGAGGGAGATGCGGAAGTTAAATCTTCCCTATCCTCCCCATCCTCCCCATCCTCCCCATCTCCCTCGCTCCCCAGCCCCCCCGCTCCCCAGCCCCCCAGCCCCCCCGCTCCCCACTCCCCTCGTCCCGAATCAAACTCCTACGTGGAAATCACCGTGCGTGATACTGGAAAAGGTATTGCTGCTGAGTTTTTGCCTTATGTTTTTGAACGCTTCCGACAAGCAGATGGCTCTGTAACTAGGACTTATGGCGGATTAGGATTAGGATTAGCGATCGCTCGCCACTTAGTGGAACTGCACGGTGGTACCATTAACGCTCATAGTGAGGGAGAAGGCAAAGGTTCGACTTTTATAGTCAGGCTGCCCCTCAAACAGAGTATTGACAGTCGCGGATTGGGAATTTCGCCAACAGTCCCATCTCTACCTAGTATCGAAGCTCCACCCCCTAACGAACTTTCGGGTCTCCAAGTTTTGGTAGTCGAAGATGAGTCAGACACTCGCGAGTTTTTGGTCGCTTTGCTAGAAGAGTATGAAGCAACTGCGATCGCGGTGGCTTCAGTGGAAGAAGCGATCGCAGCTTTGGAGCATTGGCAGCCAGATATTTTAGTCAGCGACATTGGGATACCTCTTGAGGATGGCTACTCACTAATCCGCAAGGTGAGAGCTTCAGAAGCTTTCCAGGGAGAACATTTGCCTGCTTTAGCTCTAACTGCCTATGCTAGGGAACAAGACCGAGCGCAAGCTTTGGAAGCAGGCTTTGATGCTCACATCGCCAAACCAATTGAACCCAAGCAATTGCTAGTAGCCTTAGCTAATTTGGTTGTTAACTATAGCAACCGCTAG
- a CDS encoding low molecular weight protein-tyrosine-phosphatase translates to MPYRLLFVCLGNICRSPSGENIMNHLIKQADLADRIICDSAGTGGYHVGNPPDRRMAIAASKRELELRGSARKFQRSDFENFDLILAMDKDNYQDILSLDPHGKYRDKVRLMCEFCQKYDLREVPDPYYGGPEGFDRVIDLLWDACEGLLEYVTKEKLIFNS, encoded by the coding sequence ATGCCTTACAGATTACTGTTTGTTTGTCTTGGCAATATCTGCCGATCCCCATCGGGAGAAAATATCATGAATCACTTAATCAAACAAGCAGATTTAGCCGATCGAATTATTTGTGATTCTGCCGGGACTGGGGGATATCATGTCGGTAATCCTCCCGATCGACGGATGGCGATCGCAGCTAGCAAGCGTGAACTCGAACTCCGGGGTAGTGCTCGTAAGTTTCAAAGGTCAGATTTTGAGAACTTTGACCTAATTTTGGCAATGGATAAAGACAATTACCAGGATATTCTTTCCCTCGATCCTCATGGCAAATATCGCGACAAAGTACGGCTGATGTGCGAGTTTTGTCAGAAATATGATTTGAGGGAAGTTCCCGATCCTTATTATGGTGGCCCAGAAGGATTTGATCGAGTAATTGATTTATTGTGGGATGCCTGTGAGGGACTATTGGAGTATGTCACTAAGGAAAAATTAATATTTAACAGTTGA
- a CDS encoding glycosyltransferase, whose protein sequence is MLNKEPPLFSVIIPTYNRPDRLCICLQALVKVDYPRDYFEVIVVDDGSKMPLENYVIPFEKWLNISLLTQPNSGPAKARNMGAMAAKGKFLVFTDDDCTSAADWLKNLEIRVTAIPDCLVGGKTVNALPDNLYSTASQQLIDYLYSYYNANPDRARFFASNNFAISTAYFQSIGGFDTTFPLAAGEDREFCDRLLDRGYCMIYAPEVVVYHAHELTLSKFWQQQFNYGRGAFRFQQISAERGSRQMQHPSFYLNLLTYPFSQPSGIKMLLIAGLFILSQVGIAAGLFWEKGEGKWGRWGDGGGGEDRGDGGDGEDRGDGKLAIK, encoded by the coding sequence ATGCTTAATAAAGAACCACCTTTATTTTCTGTAATTATTCCTACTTATAACCGTCCCGATCGGTTATGTATTTGTCTTCAGGCGTTAGTTAAAGTTGATTATCCCCGCGATTATTTTGAGGTGATTGTTGTCGATGATGGTAGTAAAATGCCACTAGAAAATTATGTGATTCCCTTTGAAAAGTGGCTGAATATATCACTACTAACACAACCAAATTCAGGGCCGGCAAAAGCTCGAAATATGGGTGCAATGGCGGCAAAAGGTAAGTTTTTGGTATTTACTGATGATGATTGTACGTCGGCTGCTGATTGGCTGAAAAATTTAGAAATTAGAGTTACGGCTATACCCGATTGTTTAGTGGGTGGTAAAACTGTTAACGCTTTGCCCGATAATCTTTATTCTACTGCTAGTCAACAACTCATCGATTATCTTTATAGTTATTATAATGCTAATCCCGATCGAGCGCGATTTTTTGCTTCTAATAATTTTGCCATATCAACAGCTTATTTTCAAAGTATAGGCGGGTTTGATACTACTTTTCCTCTGGCTGCTGGTGAAGACCGGGAATTTTGCGATCGCTTGCTCGATCGAGGCTACTGTATGATCTATGCTCCTGAAGTTGTAGTTTATCATGCTCACGAACTGACGCTGAGTAAATTTTGGCAGCAGCAATTCAATTATGGTCGCGGTGCTTTCCGTTTTCAGCAAATCAGCGCTGAACGTGGTAGTAGGCAAATGCAGCATCCCTCATTTTATCTCAATTTACTAACTTATCCTTTTTCCCAGCCATCAGGTATAAAAATGCTGTTAATTGCAGGATTATTTATACTTTCGCAAGTGGGAATTGCAGCCGGATTGTTTTGGGAGAAGGGAGAAGGGAAATGGGGGAGATGGGGGGATGGGGGGGGTGGGGAAGATAGAGGAGATGGGGGAGATGGGGAAGATAGGGGAGATGGGAAATTAGCAATTAAGTAG